A genomic stretch from Dermochelys coriacea isolate rDerCor1 chromosome 24, rDerCor1.pri.v4, whole genome shotgun sequence includes:
- the LOC119848034 gene encoding pollen-specific leucine-rich repeat extensin-like protein 1 has translation MTQLLSNIKGIINAFYVSAKKDEACPTLSKGELRQLICQEFADVTVVPQGLQTIDKMLQLLDTDSDGRLDFNGFLVLVFQVAKACYREVSQGQRPGHGGSSASQGEANCGEHTQEPQTPERDPTPCQAPEFQISERDQRPHQAPEPQTPEQDLSPHQAPEPQIPEQDPSPHQALEPQTLEQDPSPHQVLEPQKLEQDLSPRQALEPQTPERDLSPCQAAEFQISEQDLSPRQALEPQTPEQDPSPHQAPEPQKPEQDLSAHQAPKPQTPEQDSSPCQAPEPQTPELDPSPHQVLEPQTQEQDPRLCQAPEPQTPEQELSPRQASEPQMPERDPSPHQDLEPQTSEQDLSHSETELPPTQQRNQGVQDPREPAAGQVSKSSQGLYSWHYQKPLSFPHWWPPKK, from the exons ATGACTCAGCTGCTGAGCAATATCAAAGGCATTATCAATGCTTTCTACGTGTCCGCAAAGAAGGATGAGGCCTGCCCCACGCTGAGCAAGGGGGAGCTGAGGCAGCTCATCTGCCAGGAGTTTGCTGATGTGACCGTG GTCCCCCAGGGTCTCCAGACCATAGACAAGATGCTGCAGCTGCTGGACACTGACAGTGATGGCagacttgacttcaatgggtttctCGTGCTGGTGTTCCAAGTGGCCAAGGCTTGTTACAGGGAAGTAAGCCAGGGTCAGCGACCCGGCCACGGTGGAAGCTCAGCATCCCAGGGAGAAGCAAACTGTGGGGAGCACACACAGGAGCCTCAGACACCAGAGCGGGACCCAACCCCATGTCAGGCTCCAGAGTTCCAGATTTCAGAACGGGACCAGAGGCCCCATCAGGCCCCCGAGCCTCAAACACCAGAGCAGGATTTGAGTCCCCATCAGGCCCCAGAGCCCCAGATACCGGAGCAGGACCCGAGCCCCCATCAGGCCCTAGAGCCTCAAACGCTGGAGCAGGACCCAAGCCCCCATCAAGTGCTGGAACCCCAGAAACTGGAGCAGGACCTGAGCCCCCGTCAGGCCCTGGAGCCTCAAACACCAGAGAGGGACCTGAGCCCATGTCAGGCTGCGGAGTTCCAGATTTCAGAGCAGGACCTGAGCCCCCGTCAGGCCCTGGAGCCTCAAACACCAGAGCAGGACCCAAGTCCCCATCAGGCCCCAGAGCCCCAGAAACCGGAGCAGGACCTGAGCGCCCATCAGGCCCCCAAGCCTCAAACACCAGAGCAGGATTCGAGTCCCTGTCAGGCCCCAGAGCCCCAGACACCAGAGCTGGACCCAAGCCCCCATCAAGTGCTGGAACCCCAGACACAAGAGCAAGACCCACGCCTCTGTCAGGCCCCGGAGCCTCAAACACCAGAGCAGGAGTTAAGTCCCCGTCAGGCCTCAGAGCCCCAGATGCCAGAGCGGGACCCAAGCCCCCATCAGGACCTGGAACCCCAGACATCAGAGCAGGACCTGAGCCATAGCGAGACAGAACTTCCACCAACACAGCAGCGAAACCAAGGTGTTCAGGAcccaagagaacctgctgcaGGACAAGTATCTAAATCATCTCAGGGCCTGTACTCCTGGCATTATCAGAAACCACTATCCTTTCCTCACTGGTGGCCACCAAAGAAGTAG